TTATCTTCTTTTCAATACATTTTATTTATGTGTTTTATCTATCGATACCAAACTTAACAATGGTGAAACGTTTttgaaactttaaaatatttatgttttcaagaaaaaaaatgaattttaaggggaaaatacaaaaaatatatattttataaattaacaaataatttgtgataaatatatttatatgacgGAGGGAATAATAATTTGATCTTCCCTAACGATCTTTCTGACCAAATTAACCGATCATTATAGTCTCTTTATTGTCTTCATTCTTCAAACTTTATTAACATTAATAGTCTATTTACTAAACTAATTCATTAAGCTTTGCTTGAGTAAGGATAATATGATATAACTTTCCATCTATATAAAAAATGTTCAGTCCTTTTCCTTTGGGGAATAGATCGATACAAAGTCTTTTACCATGTAATATTGTGTTTGAGTTTTATTTCTTAACGATTTTTTTTGGATAGTTTTTGTGCTactaatttattattaaaatagcttgttcaaattttaaaaaatatatttatatctaGTGAAATATCTTTAAGAACGATATTATAAACACATCAAAATTTTTGTAATTTCCAATATTTTCTAACGCAAgttccaaaaaggaaaaattaaacTATATGATTATTAGggtaaaattattttctaaactagcctaaataataaataatatttcaattGTTACCCGTTTTAGTCATCAGTGACTTTATTTTGCATTTTTTTTACTTGGCAGTCATTGCTGctgcttctttattttctgataaaaataatattttttaaggaaatgtctaaatttttttaaaaaaaaactctatCGTTGGGTTCTAAAAAGCTTGAATTTTCAACAAATTGATAATTGATGTTCGTTGGGTGTGTcattttgaaattatatttaaaatttgaagttatttgaaaaaaatcttACTTATTTCGAATAAAGTTTCATAGTcgaaatttgagaaaaaaacaGAGAAAAAGTGTGTATAAGCACCTCTTATGCActgttatatatttttatagaaGGTCCATACATTGTATATAGTAAGTGTATAACATTGTATACTGTATGTACAAGCActattgcaaaaaaaaaaaaaaaaacaaagagctACACGTAcgtaatatgaaatatatgcGCTATGTAGATGTAATATTGTATATTAAACtgtatattttgtaaaaattcCTCATGAGCTAGCTAATTTTTGAAATTGAGATAGATTTAAAATTCTTTTCTTaaccaaaatataatttttcttgtGAAAAACTATAGAAGTTTCtacatataaattaaattaattcatgattttaaaaatacaacaaATTCAACGCTAAGATTTTCAAGATTTGTTTGGTAGAATCCATCCCAATAAAGAAAATTTATGAATCTAACGGGGCCAGGTTTATTATGAGGGGACAGGGAAAGAGTAGTACTATTATATTAGTTTGGGAAGCTATGGTTACCAACCAATAGatgattttagaaaagaaagataactgAATATTTCGAGGCGTGAATAAATTCATCGTCTTTAAAAGAATATTGCTCGTATATTCTTCAGAGAATACAAATAAATTTCTTTAGAATTTTTCAAAGCCAAAATTATTATCGAAATTTTTTAATTACTCTTGGATTACGTAAtatataaaagaagaagaagaaaatcactCCAAAAAAAGATTTCTTTTGTCTGAAAAGGTGtttcaataaaatttaaatttcaaataaattaaatccGTAATATAAGAAtcaacacaaaaataaaaatatctttcattTATAGGTTGAATATGCATCTAAGCTCCAAGTACAAGTTCTAGTTATTAAAGATGTTTGTTGAACTCACATGTTCAAGTACATATAAAGGGCGAAAATACTTAAatgttattatttctttttctacCGACGTGGAAAAGTTGACTATATGTACAAATTATTCCTAACAGTTAAATCGGACAAATTATAGAggtgtttgaattgacttattttaaagagagttcttgaaaatattttaaggaaaGTCATTTCGTTAtatttgaaagaaataaatctatttgaaaatatttttcaaaacaatTAAGCCAATCAAAGaatattgaaaaaagaaaaaaacattttgGACTTTCATACGAAATACACCCCAGGAGGAATAAGATATTCTCACTAATACTTACCAGACAAGTGATATTAAGAATTTATGTCCTTGGTCTTTGTACAGCCGTTGAATGTTCAAAGGAATATGAGGATtgagcaaaatctcctaatggTACTTGAACTGCTACTTGAATCAAATATAGTTAACACAATCCTCTTTATTATGTGTTGAGTTTGACCAAAAAGTAAAAAAGTTTCCCATTTCCTCCTTCACTCTCAAGGCTCTTAAAACAGTTACACTTGTACTCggtaactttttatttttattttttaatatatatatggatAGATAGTCTAAGAAAGGATGATATATTTAGTTGTGCATTCTCATAATTGAAACTCATCTGGATGCACTTGGTTGAAGTCATCACaagctgttttttttttctttgtgatATTTCTATCTTCAAATCCTGAGTTTGCTTCTGTGTGATCATAGGTCGTTCACATGATTACGCACAATGTAATCATAGGTGGTTAATTCACAAGCTAACAAAAATGCATCTTCTCCTCTTGAAGGGGATATATACCATGTAAAGAATGCCACCTCCTTAGTGATCCTAGGTCTCTATAAAATCCTAGGATTAGTAGTAGTTTCACCACCATTGATTGGGTGATTATAGTATGACTTCATTGAAAAACATCTTGTATTCCTCTGATATTCTCTGCTCAATTTTGTGAAATGATAAGTTGAGGATATCAATGCTCCAAACATTTTTACCTGGTGATCAACTCTTCAACAAGTTGTTAGTAGGGAAACATGTCCTGCATGAAGCAAATAGTACTGTATCAACAAATTAAATGACTAATAGTTTGTTCCtcaattattattgttttcaatATTCTGAACAACCTTTTTATGTGTCTAGAGAAAATTATCACCTATCAGCCTTCCATTGTGTGTCACTGACGCCTTAAGGTTTAAAAAGCTTAATGTTTAACTGCCTCGAAATTAAGTAATATGCTCTCTGGTCCAATGTGACTGCCTAAGTTGGCTTTAACGCTCAAGATTATGAATTCGACAATTACAATTTCTTAACTTATTGAGTCCTTTTTCAAGTCTAACTTAATTTTTTGATCATGATTATATCCTCTTCTTATGATTTCTGCAAGTGAGGTGCTGCTTACATACACTACACTACTACAGTCTTGGGAAGGTTTTTACTTTGGACCATTGAGACTTTTACAGGGTCATATACAGAGTGCGCGAAAATCAAGTTATGATCGAATTGGATTCTGCTAATTAGGAAGTTGTAAAAAGTCacactgggtatgttattgtggtgttgtaaATTGAAGGAACATATCCCACGACAGTTTGCTAAAATTTTGGTCATATTATAGTTTCACTATAATAGTTAATATTGACCATAAACAGTATCTTCTAGTAACTCTCGTTTTTTAACAATGCAGAAATACATCCATTGGGTATGATATTGCTTTGGCAACAAAAGGAGACTTgtcataaatgaaaaaaaaactctATTAGAGAGTTACAAGAGAAGTAAAAAATAACTCCTTATGACTCAATGCTAGCAAGAAGTGTGATAATTTCTGCAATTGAAGTGTGCAAATCATCTAAGTGCCCCTACAAGAAAAAAAGTAACCCACAGTTGAAAATCCTAAATGACAGAAAAAAAGCACGAACCGTGTATACACACTCacacatagactcgaaacaatGAAACACACATTAGCTAGGAGTAGTATAGAACTGTGAAAAGGGCAGTGCACTAAGTATGTGCGGGAACAAAGGAAGGGCCAAACTATAATTGTCTATTGTACaatcttattttatatttttgcaaGATATTGTTTCTACGGCCTTGAAAACTCTCGGAAAAAAGATCATTTGATTAGTAAAAGAGGTTTGCAGTCATGTAAGTTTGAAGTAAGATACTGGCATTTTCACTTGCTAAACAAATACTACATCACATTGTAATAAAACCATACGTTTGTCCTTTTTCTTGGTGATATTTCCTCCCAAAAGAAATCTGAAAACTACCAGTGCGCTCTATCAGTCTTTCAAGGCCCAAGTAACTTAATTTTCTCCCATGAAATATTTGGATTAATGGATTAGTTCGGTTCAAAACTTGAGATAATGGGTGTAAACCGAAAAAGAATTTGGACAATACTTGATTGAAGTTGCAGTTAAAtcttcttaaatattttttcaccaTTTTAAAGTTGTCAAATTAACATTTTAACATACTTTTGTTTGTGATAATATTTGTAAATACTGAATTGTTACTTCTGATTTTTTTGATTTCACACGTGTTCGATGTCCCCATTAAAACTCCGACTAAATACAATGGAGGTGAAGACTCAAACCTGAAATCTTACTTAAGGATCAATAAGTCTCACTATTAGCCATGTTGGTAACTGAATTGTTACTTGCTATCACACTCTGGGGCTTACAAAATTTTAATCATATAGCTTAAACTAAACATTGTTGTAAAAAACAGTGTTACACCTCTTCCCTTCCACTCTTTCAAATCAAAGAGTGAGAATTTGGAGAGGATATAGCAGAAAAAATGGAGAAAGGAAAACAGTAAACCTCAAAGGAGGAGACTCAAGTCGTAAATGTtttttcaaaggaaaaatatctGTTCAATCTACAGGAGGAGTATCTCAGTCGCTGCTCTACTCTCCCCAAAACCCAATTCCCATTTCATCCAAGACTCAATTTTTCACTCTTTTCACTACACGGAAGAGGTTTTAGCATCGAAACTAGCTCCAATTTTGCAATCTTGCACAAATTGTAGAGAAAATCTTGCTTCTGTTCTTCGTAAAGGGCAGCAGGTTCATGCCCAAGTAACTGTTAATGGAATCGACAACTTGGGTATTCTGGGTACAAGAATCTTGGGGATGTATGTCTTGTGTAACAGGTTTATCGATGCCAAGAAATTGTTTTTTCAGCTTCAGTTGTGTTATGCTTCCCCTTGGAATTGGATGATTAGAGGGTATACAATAATGGGTCGTTTTGATCTTGCTATATTGTTGTTCTTTAAGATGTTGGTTTTTGGTACTTGCCCTGATAAATACACTTTTCCTTATGTGATTAAGGCTTGTGCTGGTCTAAATGCTGTGAATTTAGGTAAATGGCTACATGGGGTGGTACAAACTTTAGGTTTTGAGGATGATGTGTTTGTGGGTAGTGCTTTTATTAAGTTCTATGCTGAGAATGGTTGTTTAGATGATGCTCGTCTTTTGTTCGATAAAATGTCTCAAAGGGATAGCGTTTTGTGGAATGTGATGCTTAATGGCTATGCTAAAGATGAACAGTCAATGAATGATGTGGTTGGGTTATTTATGGAAATGAGGAAAAGTGAAACTAAGCCTAATTCAGTAACATATGCTTGTGTTCTTTCTGTTTGTGCCTCGGAAACAATGGTTAAATTTGGTTGTCAGGTACATGGGCTTGTTGCGCAGTGTGGGTTGGAAATGGATTCTCCAGTAGCCAATACATTGATCGCGATGTATGCGAAATTCTGTTCCTTGTTTGATGCACGCAAGATCTTTGATTTAGTGCCACAAGCAGATCGTGTGACTTGGAATGGGATGATTGGAGGGTATGTACAGAACGGGTATATGGATGAGGCCCTGGATTTATTTCGTGAAATGGTAGCTAGCAATGTCAAACCAGACTCTATCACCTTTGCCAGTTTGCTCCCCTCTGTTTCTATGTCAGAAGATTTGTACCAGGGGAAGGCAATTCATGGTTATGTCGTGAGACATGATGTAtctattgatgttttcttaaagAATGCCATTATTGATATGTACTTCAAGTGCAGGAATGTTGCAGCAGCACGCAACATATTTAACTGCAGCACTGCGGTGGATGTTGTTATTTGCACTGCTATGATTTCAGGATTTATTCTTAATGCCATGAGTTCTGATGCCCTAGATGTTTTCCGATGGTTACTTAGTAAGAAGATGAGGCCCAATCCTGTTACTCTAGCAAGTACCCTACCAGCTTGTTCTGGTTTGGCTGCTTTGAGATTAGGTAAGGAACTGCATGGTGTCATTGTTAAGCGCAGCTTTCAAGGAATACTTTATGTGGGAAGTGCGGTGATGGACATGTATGCAAAGTGTGGAAGATTGGACCTTGCTCAAAAAGTGTTCAGAAGGATGTCTGAAAGAGATGTTGTTTGTTGGAATTCAATGATCACGAGCTGTTGCCAGAATGCTGAACCGGAATTGGCCATTGACTTCTTCCAGCATATGGGTGCAGATGGAGCCAAATATGATTGTGTCAGCATATCCAGTGCTCTTTCTGCTTGTGCAAATTTGCCAGCTCTCCATTATGGGAAAGAGATCCATGGCTTCATTACGAAAAGTGCATTAAGCTCTGATCTTTTTGTGGAAAGTGCGTTAATAGATATGTATGCTAAATGTGGGAACTTGGAGATAGCTTGGCGCGTTTTTGACTTGATGGCGCACAAGAATGAAGTATCATGGAACAGTATTATTGCAGCTTATGGAAATCATGGTCGACTTAAGGACTGTCTGAATTTGTTTCATGGAATGAGAAATGATGGATTCCAGCCTGACCATGTCACTTTTCTTGCGATCATATCTGCTTGTGGCCATTCTGGTCGAGTTGAAGAGGGAAAACACTACTTCAATTGCATGACTAAAGAATATGGGATTACACCCCGAACAGAGCATTATGCATGCATGGTTGACTTGTTTGGTAGAGCTGGTCTTGTGGAAGAAGCATTTGGCATGATTAAGAACATGCCATTTGCTCCAGATGCAGGCATTTGGGGGACATTACTTGGGGCTTGTCGTTTACATGGCAATACTGAGCTTTCTGCAATTGCTTCTGAGCATCTTCTGAGCTTGGACCCTCAAAATTCCGGCTACTATATGTTACAATCAAATCTACATGCTAACGCCGGTAAATGGGATATGGTTTCTAAAATTCGTCAtatgatgaaggaaagaggagTGCAGAAAGTACCTGGTTACAGCTGGACTGAAGTTAACAATATCACTCATATTTTTGTTGCTGCGGATGCGAGTCACCCACAATCAGCTCAGATATATCTTTTATTAGATAATCTTCTAATGGAGCTGCAAAATGAGGGTTATGTTCCTCAAATGAATCTTCAAATACAACAGTCATTATCCCTAGAACACTGTTGATTCTGATTATATTCACTATTAACCAACCACAAGCTTAGCTAAGGACACTGTATCCACACTTCAGGTAGCATAGGCATTTCATCTTTGTGTTGCAGCATTGATTCATTTATATTTGACCTCacttgaaaagaaaataatgatctaAACAGAGAAATGTGCATTTGTACCAAAATAAAGCTCTGAATTCTGATCTCCAGTGTAGTTCAGGAGTTTACTGTGGCTTCTATCTCAGGATTCCAGTAATAGTAGCGAGAAATGTGGACTCAAATCGAGCACCAACTCCAGATATCAAATGGATCACAGCATCTTTGAGCAGAAAATGGCTCCACCATGATAGCACCCGGGGTGTGGCCTagtgtcacgatccgacctagggcctagtcgtaacacggagATCGGggtgcgagggaccccaaccataagtcaTTTTAGcattcattgcatacataaggtaaaaaacaatataaagataAGCGGAAGTAGTCATAAGTGGGGGTAAGGGACTTAGGGAAACCCAACTCTATAAACGCCCAAACCGGACTACACCAATacatcatctaaacatgcctctagtttaaccttcgacgggggcttaggacaagctcctaactCACCCTAGCAATAGAAAAAATGTCTAAGcaatagaaacatgaaataaagtcttgtcctcgatagaatgaggactcaccaactcgtTGGAAATCTGaagaaaactctagccacgagtggggtagtcgtgagtgtcgtccgtccctacattatgagacaatgtaggcaaaatatgcgttagtacgtttgaatgtactaagtatgtaaggtatgCATGACAAGtaagagaacataatcaatatgccataagatgtatgatcaatcataatgagcatgagtatagcttaaaaaCAACTTTTAAACATAGgaaattcttggtcaatgcatagcATAAAACTTAAACTTTCAACCCATAACTTGATATCTTAAAGCTTAACTTGAACtagtgtgggataagacctttaaccgacaactaagaccatacgagctactacatggaattcaatgactcctgcattgagacaggccgatgactcctgcatcgaaacaggagaggctaccttgccagggcatactccaaagataactcaactcaactcaactgggaTAAAGGCAATCtatgtgggcaacgtagtttgggactttaggttgctactacgattcccttggataaccaactaCATTATCcgatcgaaccccacctagaagactactcggtgcttagtcaatattccaacGGAAACTCGTAAAACatactcataacatagtaggaaaagatagtaactgcctatcaatccatctttaaaatatttaggaatagttcatctaacttggtgattcataagaatctataacttcggtaagaattgtccttatcaccatctcaaaacatctaatgatcttaactctgatcattatctcaaaacatctaataatcttaactctgatcactATCACaactttttcttcaaaaatcataatctcaactataactcattgaaaactatctttataaattatttaactcatgattaactcataaaaatcatctttaactcatgatAATAGCTTGAAAATAACTCTTATAcatgggcatctataattcaacttgaaatcatgcaattcatattaaaacatgcatataaagatcattgataacatctaaaaataaaatcaactcagcccaatgcaattcatccaaactagggttcataatcaattgtaaattgaatgaaaaggGCCCATTAATCAATTCCCACACACCTTGCTTGAATTTACTAATAATTGAAGAATAACCTTGAAGAAACctgaaaaccctagcttggagatttgagagaaaccttgagaaacctggtgagttcttgccttggaaatTTTAAGAgcatgaattgaataggaggagaTTTTGAAGAAAGGAGTATTTATAGTCTTTTAACTTGGCTATAAAAGTGTCTAGTTCATGGaattgaactttgaaaaatacaCAATTGCCCTTCAATAATTCTGAAAAATTGACCCTGCGGACCCTATTATACGGGCAGTCTTGGCAACGACGAGTCGTCTAAACGACTCGTCTTGCAAGTCtaagaaaaggtttgaaaataGAGTCTTTGAAGTTTGGGAACAGGCAGGGTTTACGACCCGTCGTCAAGGAAACGA
The sequence above is a segment of the Solanum dulcamara chromosome 11, daSolDulc1.2, whole genome shotgun sequence genome. Coding sequences within it:
- the LOC129874912 gene encoding pentatricopeptide repeat-containing protein At4g21300; the encoded protein is MFFQRKNICSIYRRSISVAALLSPKPNSHFIQDSIFHSFHYTEEVLASKLAPILQSCTNCRENLASVLRKGQQVHAQVTVNGIDNLGILGTRILGMYVLCNRFIDAKKLFFQLQLCYASPWNWMIRGYTIMGRFDLAILLFFKMLVFGTCPDKYTFPYVIKACAGLNAVNLGKWLHGVVQTLGFEDDVFVGSAFIKFYAENGCLDDARLLFDKMSQRDSVLWNVMLNGYAKDEQSMNDVVGLFMEMRKSETKPNSVTYACVLSVCASETMVKFGCQVHGLVAQCGLEMDSPVANTLIAMYAKFCSLFDARKIFDLVPQADRVTWNGMIGGYVQNGYMDEALDLFREMVASNVKPDSITFASLLPSVSMSEDLYQGKAIHGYVVRHDVSIDVFLKNAIIDMYFKCRNVAAARNIFNCSTAVDVVICTAMISGFILNAMSSDALDVFRWLLSKKMRPNPVTLASTLPACSGLAALRLGKELHGVIVKRSFQGILYVGSAVMDMYAKCGRLDLAQKVFRRMSERDVVCWNSMITSCCQNAEPELAIDFFQHMGADGAKYDCVSISSALSACANLPALHYGKEIHGFITKSALSSDLFVESALIDMYAKCGNLEIAWRVFDLMAHKNEVSWNSIIAAYGNHGRLKDCLNLFHGMRNDGFQPDHVTFLAIISACGHSGRVEEGKHYFNCMTKEYGITPRTEHYACMVDLFGRAGLVEEAFGMIKNMPFAPDAGIWGTLLGACRLHGNTELSAIASEHLLSLDPQNSGYYMLQSNLHANAGKWDMVSKIRHMMKERGVQKVPGYSWTEVNNITHIFVAADASHPQSAQIYLLLDNLLMELQNEGYVPQMNLQIQQSLSLEHC